The window CTCCGCGTCCTTTTCCCAGCTCCTCTTTCTTTCGAAATCTACTTAGATAGGCGGGAGTACAAACAATCAAAACCACTTCGCTGGATTCAATTTGATCTGCCATCCATGTTGGCCATCCCATTTTCGGTGGTCTGTGAGCAAATAAGTGATCAGTCGTAACCAATACTTTACCATTTGCGTTAGTAGTGATCCACTGGGCAAGATCTGTGACCTCCTTCTTTAGTTTTTCGCTCTCCCATGCGTAACTTATAAAAACGTTAATTACAGACAAGTGATTTTAAATTAGGTTAATATTAAGTGTAAATATAGTGATAAAAGTTGTTCTCAATAAACCTATTAGAAATGTGTCTAATTTACGTCTCAATTTGACAGCTAATAATTAATCGAGATTGGCAAACAGTTCAATGTGAAAGGTGGTAAGCTAAACAATATTCAATCCCAGTTTTCCGAGATTGATTTTAATCTTTCATCCAGTATAGATTAATTGGATCAAATGGCCAGTACCACTGGGGATGAAATAAAACAAATCCGCAATCAGAAATCAGAATTAAATAAACCCGCGGACGAGAAATATCTAAAGTTAATCAAGTCAAATTTCCGACTCGCCTGTTGCGCTTCACAATTTTTGCGAGTTCTCGATAAAACCTCAAGATAGAGACCTTCACAAACCTCATTTCACCAACCGCCAAACTAGGCATCTCCAAAACACTCGAAATCAAATTGATCCCAACAAATTTTTTGGTAGATAAAAATGGTCAAGTTGTCGCACTTAATTTGCATGGCGAAAATCTTAAAAAGAAAGTCGAAATGTTATTGAAATAAAGATTTTTTCAGGTAATACTTTTTTCTCCCCTTTGTATCACCAATTGGCATTAAATATCGCCAAACCATCACCACCTAGTTACTCAAATAAATACTAATGATTGCAGATCCCGTTAATGGCAAACCTTGGGTTCCATCTATTAATTTAAGTGATATTTTTAATAACACAAAAAAATCCTATATTAGGCAAGAATGCCTTTTGTATTTCTTTTTTTATCATGCTTTTTCGTTATTCATATAAAGTTATATTAACACTCATAGATGGGTTTGCAATGGTCCACTCTTTAAAGATTGAAGCGAAATATTTTTCCTTTTTTTTGATTTGGTTCGCGACTTCACTAGCAAGTTTTGAATCCTTGCACTGATTGATCGTAGCTACCTCCAAGCTTGCTGCGCTACTTACCGATGCATTTAAATGAATGATTTCAGTACCGCCAGTTTTGGCTTTTTGACAAATTGTAAATTGAAACTTGGCGCCATTTTTTATGTGCTGATGGCTGTCGATTATGATTTCGATGTCGGAGATTTCTGCTGAAAAGAAGCTTAATAATTCTTCTTTAACAATCAAATAGTTGTTTTCATGATTTATAATCTGATAAAGTGTCAAAAATAAATCAGCTATCAATTCAAGACTTTGCAGAAGGTATTGTTTACTATAAATTTTTATCGTCCGTTTATTGTCGAATTGCCCTTCAGATATGATTACTGCTTCTTTGGCATCATTAAGGGCCTGCTTTAATAAATTCTTTTCCTCATTAGTGGAATTAGGAGAAAGTTCAGCAGAACTGTGAACAATTCGGTTGCGGAAAAGCTGTAAATAGGAAATCTTGGTTTGAAATGATTCTAATGGATGAGCAGGAAGCTCAATCACCAGATCTAGGTAATTGAAACAGCCTTTTATGTAATTTGAATTACTAAAATGCTCTATCCCTATTCTGGACATTTTGATCTCTTGCATAATCTGGCAGAGTTTCTTGAGTTCGCTTTCTAATAATGAATATAGCATGATGAGAGAAGATTTATTGAAAAAATCGTGCAATTCATCGTGTTCTTGCTGAATGTTTTCTTCTAGGTATTGGTAATAACCTTCCGCGTCATCTAATCCAGATTCGTGAAGCGCAATAAGTTCAGCATCTTTATTCCCTTTATTTTCTCTTAGTACGGATTCATGTTTGGCTCGAACCTCAATTAATTTTGCATTACTTTCTTCATGAAGTGGTGTTAAAGCTTCAGCTAGTTTCTGCTCATAAATTTCCGAAGTCGACAGGATGTGTTCTTTGTAAAGGAATATCTTTTCTTGTATATTTTGAAAGAATAGGGCAACAGCGGAGTATTTGGGTTCTGGTTTAAAACTAAATATCATATTTAATAATTGAGTTGCAATATTAGTTACTCTGCAGAAAAATACAAATCTAAAATGCGATTTATAATAAATTATCTGACCTCTTTTGATATTATTGCTTTTTTTACCGAGACGGATAAAAATAGGGTATCATCCTTAAATTAAGTTATGAAATCTTTTCTAATCATGAGTCATCTACGTATACGATTGATGAAAAGTAAGCGAGCAGTGAAGTAATGCATATATCTGTGTTGCTTCAAGAAAGTGCAGGTAACTTTCTTGGCGGTTGTATTGGAATTGCTGAAAAAAATGACAAATCACTAATCTAAAGGATGGCTGAGGGTAAAGGTGGAGGTTTGCTTCCAGTTGATAAAAGACATAGAGGAAATTAATTTACTATCTCAGTATTGCGCTGTTATTTTATTTCTATCCCGTTCGATAAGTTCATCGTTAAACATTTTAAAACCATGGCCACATCAACCAAAGCTACTAAACCTATATAGCTCCAGGAGTCGAAAAATATTGGCTTTTGTGGGATAGAAACTATTCCTTGGTATTAGCCTCTTCGGACGGAGAGAAAATTATTTTTGTGAAAAATTAATTCACAGCGTCTTTAACTTTAGCAGCTTAATATTTTTTACAGTATTGGCATTAACGTCTTACATTATTATCATGACTTTTCACGCAAAAAAGATCACTTAATAAAAACTTGAAGCAGGAACTTAATGTTTAATTCCTTTGTCCTAATTAGTGAAATAACGGATAAAAAGTCCGTATTAGACTAATTATAAATCATTCGGCCTAATTTATTATATATGATTTCTGGATAACTGGATTTTCAATGAGATCCAAGTTAAAATTCCATCTTTAATCATGAGTTTGCATTATAATCGTCTTTTAGAATATGCTAAACTCTCCGAATTTTATTTCGTTACTTCTTGACATCAGCAACTTATAGTAATTTGTTAATGAATCACTGAAAATATTTATCGAATTCATTAAGGTAGGGATTTCGCTTAATTAGGATTTTCTGCGCTTCGCTAATAATTTTTTCGCATTGATATCCGTTTTCGGTATTATCATTTTAAGATTGCTTTACTAAAATCGACTAATAATAGTGAAGTAAACAAACATCAAACTGTTTAATTATTCTTTTTTATACTATCATAATCATCGCCAATCTCTTTGTCTTTCCAGTTGTCTCTAACTTGATCCATCTGGGCTTGATATACTTCTGCCGTCAATCCATACATCTGATCATACCTATCCGAATAAACAACTAGCTTAGCGTCAATGGATTTTACACGAATTGTAAAGGCATTAAAATCTTTTATCATTTTTATTTTTCCGGAATCTGAATGCATTAAAACATCGTTGAAACGGAAATAACTATGTGTAAAATGATTTCTTAACTTTATTACAGCCTCCAATTCCATAACATCTTCAGTCGATAAATTGAAAGATTTCGCTATGGTTTTTGAAAAGGTTCCCAACGTTTGCTTACTAAAATCATATTTATCAAAGATCTCATCAACTTTTGCAGAGGTGAAATCTGAGATCCCAGACAATTCCTTGACAGCGAGCATATTTATAGATTGCTGTTCTAATAATTGCGAGTAATAAATTGTTCTTCCAAAATGAGCCATCAGCAACTTAAATTGCTGTTCTGGGTCGGCTTCCTCAAATTCTTCTAATATCGACTGCTCATTCATTCCCCATTATATTTTATTTATAAATAATGATTATTACTCCTGAAGCCCAGAAAAAAATGTACTGCTCTTGTAGAAATTGCCTATAATCCAAACGGACAGGTTGCAGCATTTATTTAGAAGCTCAATAGGTATTAAAAATTGTATTGTAGCCCAATATACCAACCTTTGGGGTCTATCTTGAAATTGTTCTTAATGTCTTTTTCTAATTCAGTTGTGGATGTAATTTTATCGCCTGCTTTAAGTTTGTTAAGTGTAGGTTCGAAAGTCCAAATTCCACCTGCAGTAATTGCCATGTTAGCTACTGGGAAAGCTAAACCACCTCCTAAAAGTAAAAACGGACGCCTCTTTGTAGGGTCTATTCCAATTTGAAAAGTTGGAGCTATATATCTCGATTTCACACCTAAAGTAAAATTTCCAAAGAGAGCTGGCACCACTGTATTCCGGTTTATGGTATCCTGCGTCACAACAGTTTCACCATTAGCAGTAGAGGTGCCGAAACCCACAAGGCTAGTGCTACCATAAAATATACCTGCACTTACTGAAAATGTTGTAGGGTCATATCTGCGAAAAATTAGCTTCTTATATGTTGTCGACTTATCCTTCTCAATAGAAATACCATCGCTCGCTACTTTAAATTTATCAATAGTCAAAACCGTTTCTATCTTCTTCCCTTCTTCTAGCTCAATCGTTCGTACTCTACTCATGCTGTTATGTTGTGCAAAGCTAAATAGCGAATAGTCGCCATCAACGGATTTTTTAAGCTTTTCTATAAAAGGAGGGAGCTTTGCAATCGCGGACTTGGAACTTGCATTCATATCCTTGCTTTTTGTAAGATACTTTGCAATTCCAGCCTGAAACAACGCATTACTGTTCGCATCCGTAAAGCTAACTTTACCGAATTCGTCTTTTGCCAGTTCATAGGCCTTGCTATTTTGTTCAAGTGATGTATTCCATCCCGCTAGGTTAGTTTCCGCAATATCTGCTACCCCATCCTTTCCCGCTTTACTGATTTGTAATGGATCATTAACGTTAAAAAGCTCTAAAAAAGTTTTCTTTGCATCTGTCTTATAGCTTTCTGTATCCGTTGACTCCAATGCCTGTAGTTTAACTGTAAACCTATTCAGCGCTTCTCTTTCTTCTTTAGTAAATTTATCCTGGTAGGATACCAGTAGTGTATACAATACTATCAAATCGTAATCCTTAAAATTGGCATTAACAATTACAGGACTCACTCCGGCAGCACTCTTAACAGCAGCCAGCCCCAAAGAATTATTGCCCCCTGCAGTATTGTCCGAAGAAAGGTTAAATAGTGGCATAGTAAGTTTCAAAAACTCTTTCATGGCAGCCTCCTGTTCGTCATCAACAAGCTCATCCTTCCATGTATAGGAATATTTTAGTGGATTTTTCCACTTGAAGTTGATATTAGCATAATCATCAGTCATTGAAAAGGTTTGCACTTCTTTTTTTAGATCCCTAGGAGCTGCCGTCCCATTCTCTATATTAAGGTACTTCAAAAGCGAGTCTGATGTGTCGAAATTGATATTTGTCGTACTAACCTTAATACCGGTTATTTTGATGTTCTTTTGCTGCCCATAAGTGTATGTAGCAGATAAAAGAATAATAGCTATCCAAATTATACTGGCTTTGCCATTTACGGATTTTACTGGAGATGTTTTGCGTATATTCATTGTCTTATTAGATGGTTTTTTGTTTAATTTTTTATTCTGATGCGTATTCGTTGAAAGTCAGATTCCGCTTTAATATCTGTACGTCTCCATTTTTATGAAATACAGCCGCGACAAGCATAAATTCGCCCCATACTCTTAATCCCAGCCCGAATTTGGTTTCCTTCGTTCTAATCGTAACTTCTGGATGTTTGAAAGAATCATCATCTAAAAAATAGACAACCTTCCGTATATCTTCTAGAATTTCTGAATCACCAACCACGAAAATGTTAAATTGATGGCTGATTTTGCCCGTTCCAATGTTATTGGGATTTATAATTTTAGTGTTGTGAACGAGTTCGATTCCGCGGTAGAGACTTGACTGACTTCCTGGTTTCTTATAGAAATATTGCAATGCCTTAATATCCCCAGCACTTAGCATTCCATTATTGTTCCAATTGGGGTTACAATAGTTCATTATAGACTGTGGGTCACATTGGTCCATATGCCAGTCACCGTCATCTCCTTGCCGGCCCTCTAAACAATTTGGAGGTTTGCATTCCAATTTGTTCTGTTCATGTGCAAAACCAAGAACATGACCAAATTCATGTACTGCGATTGCTTTAATGCAAAATTCCCTGGTATGATTTTGATTCGGACATCCCCATTTCTGGAAAGTGAAATTGAGAATAACCGCTCTAGGCTTATTTTTTAT is drawn from Pedobacter mucosus and contains these coding sequences:
- a CDS encoding pYEATS domain-containing protein yields the protein MKKTLLLGCIIIFLSLVANAQNYAFPLRTKMWQTNRISVCWDNPNPSNLTERKWVQEAIAQTWEKYSSVKFTDWTDAKQKDGDVHIYISDENPETIKLGNEIKNKPRAVILNFTFQKWGCPNQNHTREFCIKAIAVHEFGHVLGFAHEQNKLECKPPNCLEGRQGDDGDWHMDQCDPQSIMNYCNPNWNNNGMLSAGDIKALQYFYKKPGSQSSLYRGIELVHNTKIINPNNIGTGKISHQFNIFVVGDSEILEDIRKVVYFLDDDSFKHPEVTIRTKETKFGLGLRVWGEFMLVAAVFHKNGDVQILKRNLTFNEYASE